The Euphorbia lathyris chromosome 8, ddEupLath1.1, whole genome shotgun sequence genome has a window encoding:
- the LOC136203507 gene encoding protein DETOXIFICATION 7-like isoform X1 — protein sequence MEEVKRVSLIAAPMVIVSVSQYLLTAVSLMMAGHLGQLHLSAVSVAASFTNATRFPVLFGLSGALETLCGQVYGARQYKKIGSYTYTAISSLVSICVLISILWIFMDKLLISIGFDPQISRVASRYSIALIPALFGYAILQSLIRYFQSQGFTLPILVTSSVTFCFHLPLCWALIYKCHFGEIGGSISIGLAYWLNVFLLGLYMRYSPSCQQTRCFCFKEVCSSLHQFWHFAFPSAVMVCLEWWTFEVLILMAGKLRDPKLETSVLSICMTTTSLHYFVQYGVGVAASTRVSNELGAGNPKAARSVVWVVLGISLTEAAIVSTSLFCARNVFGYAYSNDKQVIKYVSQIAPLLSLSIISDTMQAILSGVTRGCGLQRTGAFINLGAYYFVGMPISIVLCFLMHFRAKGLWMGALIGSLLQAAFLALVTLFINWNNQATMAKDRILKHQLQSTVEGIEL from the exons ATGGAAGAGGTAAAGAGAGTGAGCTTGATAGCGGCTCCAATGGTGATAGTTTCAGTGTCACAGTACTTATTGACGGCAGTTTCACTTATGATGGCCGGCCATCTTGGACAATTACACCTCTCTGCTGTCTCCGTGGCTGCCTCTTTTACCAACGCTACTCGCTTCCCCGTCCTT TTTGGGCTGTCTGGAGCACTAGAAACTCTATGTGGGCAAGTATATGGAGCAAGGCAATACAAAAAGATTGGAAGCTATACTTATACAGCCATATCATCTCTTGTTTCAATCTGTGTCCTTATTTCAATCCTATGGATATTCATGGACAAGCTTTTAATTTCAATTGGTTTTGACCCTCAAATTTCAAGAGTGGCCTCCAGATATTCAATTGCACTAATACCAGCTTTATTCGGATATGCTATTCTTCAATCATTAATTCGCTACTTCCAGTCTCAAGGATTTACACTTCCAATTCTAGTAACTTCATCTGTAACTTTCTGTTTCCATTTACCACTATGTTGGGCTCTAATTTATAAGTGCCATTTTGGAGAGATTGGAGGTTCAATTTCCATTGGTTTGGCTTATTGGTTAAATGTGTTCTTGCTTGGTTTATACATGAGATATTCTCCTTCTTGTCAACAAACTAGATGTTTTTGCTTTAAAGAAGTTTGCTCCAGCTTGCACCAGTTTTGGCATTTCGCTTTCCCTTCTGCTGTAATGGTTTG TCTTGAATGGTGGACCTTTGAGGTGCTTATATTGATGGCTGGAAAACTTAGAGACCCAAAGCTTGAAACATCAGTCCTTTCTATTTG TATGACAACTACATCACTGCACTACTTTGTGCAATATGGTGTTGGCGTTGCAGCGAG TACTCGAGTATCGAATGAGTTAGGAGCAGGAAATCCGAAAGCAGCTAGATCAGTAGTGTGGGTAGTACTGGGAATTTCGCTAACGGAGGCAGCAATTGTAAGCACAAGTTTGTTCTGCGCTCGAAATGTATTTGGATATGCATATAGCAAcgataaacaagttataaagTATGTGAGTCAAATAGCTCCACTTCTTTCCCTCTCAATCATATCGGATACCATGCAAGCAATACTTTCTG GGGTTACCAGAGGATGTGGGTTGCAGAGGACAGGGGCATTCATCAATTTAGGGGCTTATTATTTTGTTGGAATGCCAATTTCTATTGTTCTATGCTTTCTTATGCATTTTAGAGCCAAAGGACTTTGGATGGGTGCACTTATAGGATCTCTTCTTCAAGCAGCATTTCTTGCACTTGTAACTCTTTTCATCAATTGGAATAATCAG GCAACAATGGCAAAGGACAGAATATTGAAGCATCAATTACAGTCGACGGTGGAAGGAATTGAACTTTGA
- the LOC136203507 gene encoding protein DETOXIFICATION 7-like isoform X2 translates to MEEVKRVSLIAAPMVIVSVSQYLLTAVSLMMAGHLGQLHLSAVSVAASFTNATRFPVLFGLSGALETLCGQVYGARQYKKIGSYTYTAISSLVSICVLISILWIFMDKLLISIGFDPQISRVASRYSIALIPALFGYAILQSLIRYFQSQGFTLPILVTSSVTFCFHLPLCWALIYKCHFGEIGGSISIGLAYWLNVFLLGLYMRYSPSCQQTRCFCFKEVCSSLHQFWHFAFPSAVMVCTRVSNELGAGNPKAARSVVWVVLGISLTEAAIVSTSLFCARNVFGYAYSNDKQVIKYVSQIAPLLSLSIISDTMQAILSGVTRGCGLQRTGAFINLGAYYFVGMPISIVLCFLMHFRAKGLWMGALIGSLLQAAFLALVTLFINWNNQATMAKDRILKHQLQSTVEGIEL, encoded by the exons ATGGAAGAGGTAAAGAGAGTGAGCTTGATAGCGGCTCCAATGGTGATAGTTTCAGTGTCACAGTACTTATTGACGGCAGTTTCACTTATGATGGCCGGCCATCTTGGACAATTACACCTCTCTGCTGTCTCCGTGGCTGCCTCTTTTACCAACGCTACTCGCTTCCCCGTCCTT TTTGGGCTGTCTGGAGCACTAGAAACTCTATGTGGGCAAGTATATGGAGCAAGGCAATACAAAAAGATTGGAAGCTATACTTATACAGCCATATCATCTCTTGTTTCAATCTGTGTCCTTATTTCAATCCTATGGATATTCATGGACAAGCTTTTAATTTCAATTGGTTTTGACCCTCAAATTTCAAGAGTGGCCTCCAGATATTCAATTGCACTAATACCAGCTTTATTCGGATATGCTATTCTTCAATCATTAATTCGCTACTTCCAGTCTCAAGGATTTACACTTCCAATTCTAGTAACTTCATCTGTAACTTTCTGTTTCCATTTACCACTATGTTGGGCTCTAATTTATAAGTGCCATTTTGGAGAGATTGGAGGTTCAATTTCCATTGGTTTGGCTTATTGGTTAAATGTGTTCTTGCTTGGTTTATACATGAGATATTCTCCTTCTTGTCAACAAACTAGATGTTTTTGCTTTAAAGAAGTTTGCTCCAGCTTGCACCAGTTTTGGCATTTCGCTTTCCCTTCTGCTGTAATGGTTTG TACTCGAGTATCGAATGAGTTAGGAGCAGGAAATCCGAAAGCAGCTAGATCAGTAGTGTGGGTAGTACTGGGAATTTCGCTAACGGAGGCAGCAATTGTAAGCACAAGTTTGTTCTGCGCTCGAAATGTATTTGGATATGCATATAGCAAcgataaacaagttataaagTATGTGAGTCAAATAGCTCCACTTCTTTCCCTCTCAATCATATCGGATACCATGCAAGCAATACTTTCTG GGGTTACCAGAGGATGTGGGTTGCAGAGGACAGGGGCATTCATCAATTTAGGGGCTTATTATTTTGTTGGAATGCCAATTTCTATTGTTCTATGCTTTCTTATGCATTTTAGAGCCAAAGGACTTTGGATGGGTGCACTTATAGGATCTCTTCTTCAAGCAGCATTTCTTGCACTTGTAACTCTTTTCATCAATTGGAATAATCAG GCAACAATGGCAAAGGACAGAATATTGAAGCATCAATTACAGTCGACGGTGGAAGGAATTGAACTTTGA